AAGGACAACATCGGCAAACCGATGGCGACCCTGTTTGTGGAGTACAAAGACAGCGGTAAGAAAGATGCTAACGGTCGTGCGGTTCTGGTGAAACAGGAAGAGGTGATTAACATCGCGAATATCCAGTCTCGTCTGGGGAACAGCTTCCGTATCACTGGTATCAACAACCCGAACGAAGCGCGTCAGCTGTCGCTGCTGCTGCGTGCCGGTGCGTTGATCGCGCCGATTCAGATTGTTGAAGAACGTACCATCGGCCCGACTCTGGGTATGCAGAACATTGAACAGGGGCTGGAAGCGTGTCTGGCTGGCCTGCTGGTTTCTATTCTGTTCATGATCCTCTTCTATAAGAAGTTTGGTCTGATTGCGACCAGTGCTCTGATTGCGAACTTGATCTTGATTGTCGGCATTATGTCGCTGTTGCCAGGCGCAACGCTGAGTATGCCGGGTATCGCGGGTATCGTCTTAACCCTTGCAGTAGCGGTCGATGCTAACGTACTGATCAACGAACGTATTAAAGAAGAGTTAAGCAACGGGCGTACTGTTCAGCAGGCAATTGATGAAGGTTATCGTGGCGCGTTCAGTTCCATCTTCGATGCGAACATCACCACGCTGATTAAAGTCATCATCCTGTACGCGGTGGGTACCGGGGCAATTAAAGGGTTCGCGATTACTACCGGTATCGGTGTGGCGACGTCGATGTTTACCGCGATTGTCGGTACGCGTGCCATCGTAAACCTGCTATATGGCGGCAAGCGCGTCAAGAAGCTGTCAATCTGAGGAGTGCGATGTGGCACAGGAATATACTGTTGAACAACTAAACCACGGCCGTAAAGTCTATGACTTTATGCGCTGGGACTACTGGGCTTTCGGCATCTCTGGTCTGCTGTTAATCGCCGCTATCGTCATTATGGGCGTGCGCGGCTTTAACTGGGGGCTGGATTTCACCGGTGGTACGGTTATTGAAATTACGCTCGAAAAACCGGCTGAAATTGATGTAATGCGTGATGCATTGCAGAAAGCGGGCTTTGAAGAGCCGATGCTGCAAAATTTCGGTAGCAGCCACGACATCATGGTCCGCATGCCGCCAGCTGAAGGCGAAACCGGTGGTCAGGTGCTGGGCAGCAAAGTTCTGAAGGTGATTAACGAATCCACCAATCAGAACGCGGCGGTGAAGCGTATTGAATTCGTCGGCCCGAGCGTGGGTGCAGACCTTGCGCAAACCGGTGCAATGGCGCTGATGGCGGCGCTGCTGTCTATCCTTGTATACGTTGGTTTCCGCTTTGAGTGGCGACTGGCTGCAGGGGTAGTAATCGCGCTGGCGCACGACGTTATCATTACGCTGGGTATTTTGTCGTTATTCCATATCGAGATTGACTTGACCATTGTGGCATCGTTGATGTCGGTTATCGGTTACTCGCTTAACGACAGTATCGTGGTATCGGACCGTATTCGTGAAAACTTCCGCAAGATCCGTCGCGGTACGCCTTACGAAATCTTTAACGTGTCCTTGACCCAGACGCTGCACCGTACCTTGATCACATCCGGTACCACCCTGATGGTTATCCTGATGCTGTATCTCTTCGGTGGCCCGGTGCTGGAAGGCTTCTCGCTGACCATGCTGATTGGTGTGACTATCGGTACTGCCTCTTCTATCTACGTAGCATCGGCGCTGGCCCTGAAACTGGGTATGAAGCGCGAACACATGCTGCAGCAGAAAGTGGAAAAAGAAGGGGCGGACCAGCCGTCAATTCTGCCTTAATCAAGTTTCAGTTGATGTTGAAAATCCCGGTCAGAAGATCGGGATTTTTTTATATGGTGTGATTGCGAAAATCCCCGCATCTTGGGAAACTGCGCGTAACCCTACATTTCATCCAGGTAACTTTTCATGGCTTTCATCCCAAAAAACTATGCGCGGTTAGAAAGCGGCTATCGCGAAAAAGCATTAAAACTCTATCCGTGGGTCTGCGGTCGCTGTTCCCGCGAGTTTGTCTATTCCAACCTGCGTGAACTTACCGTTCACCATATCGATCACGACCATACCAATAACCCGGAAGATGGTAGTAACTGGGAATTGCTTTGTCTCTATTGCCATGATCATGAGCATTCGAAATATACCGAAGCGGATCAGTATGGTACGACGGTTATCGCAGGGGAAGATGCGCAGAAAGATGTCGGTGAAGCGAAATACAACCCGTTTGCTGATTTAAAAGCAATGATGAATAAGAAGAAGTAATAAAAAATGCCGGATATAAAATCCGCTATTTGAGCTTTGTGACAAACGAAAAATTGCCTGATGCGCTACGCTTATCACCCCTGCGTAATCTCAGCAATATATTGAATTTGCGTGCTTTTGTAGACCGGATAAGGCGTTTACTCCGCATCTGGCATGAACAAAGCGCACGTTGTCGACAATCTGAAATGCCGGGAATAAATCCCGGCATTTCATTCATCAGAAGTTGTAACCTACCACCAGGTAACCACCCCAGCCGGTAGAGCGAACGTTGAAGTTGCCGTTACCGAAGTTCAGCTCTGCATCATCGTTCCACTGACCACCGTCATGCCAGTAACGTGCAACGACAGAGTAGTGCCAGTGATCGTAGTTCAGCGCCAGAATATGGCTGGAAGCGATAGAGTTATTGCTACGCGTCTTAATACCATTGATTGCGTTACCGCTGTCGTCACCCAGATCGGAACCCCAGTCGAAGTTGGTGAAGCCGATGTAGCTCAGCTGACCACCCCACAGATCGGTAATCGGCACAAAGTATTTAATTTTGAAACGGTAACCGTCCCACTCGTTTTCGTTCGCTGCGCCGTAGTTCTGCCACTGGTATTTCGCATACACGTTCATGGACAGGCTCATCGGCAGGCCAGTGTCGATGTCAGTACCCAGACCCATATACCAGGTGCTCTGGCGACCATCTTTGTTACGGCCCATGTCGTAAATGTAGTTGTTCGCGAAGTACCACTCTTTGAACGGACCGAAGCTAAGGTCAGTATTGGTCAGCTTATCGATGGAGAAACGCGGTTCGATTTCCATAAACAGCGGAGAACCGTGGTTCCAGATACCTTTTGCATCGGAATTACCGCCGAAGAATACCGGCGCATCCGCGTAACCATAGAAATCGAACCAGTCTTTTTTAGCGAATGCTTCATACTCCAGGTAAGTATCGTTACGGATCTGCGGTCCGAAACGAGTGTGATAGCTACCAACTACGTTAACGCTCTGGTGCCACCAGTCGGAAAGGTACTGCGGTTTATCGTTTTCAGCTGCGTTGACAGTAAAAGACGAAGAGAGCGCCAGTACCGCACCGGCTGCCAGTAATGTTTTTTTCATATGTATGCCACTGTTTGAAAATCCCTTACGGGAGTGAAAAAGGCGCAAATTGCGTTTCTAAATATTTCCTATACAGAGGAGCCTATTATAAAAATCATTGCTCACAAAAATATGTTTCGTTTCACAGTTCTATCATTTACGTAATCGATTGCGTTCACGTTTACACATATTCGGGCGGGGATTGTACTGACTTTCACCCTTGTTGCAAACTTTTACTATCAATCTGGGTGATGTAAGCGGAGTAACAAAATGACGGGGGAGGATGTTGCGGGACGCACAAAACGCCCCGCGATACGTTTACTGCATAACAGGTTGAATGTCGTGTATACGTACAAAACCTAACTGATCCACAGAAATACCCTTTAACTGTAAGGGAATATCAACATCGCTCGGAGCGAGGACGCTGGCAGGTGCGTTAATCAATTGATTCTGCACATTGACTTCCTGAAAGTTGTCAGTTGTTCCCTGAATTTGTCCATATTCAACGGTTCCGCTGAAAGCGGGTAAGGGATCATTGGACTCGCCCTGAATCCGTAACGTCAGAGTGGTGCCATCTGCATTTGGCGTAATATTCACCAGCGACATACGTAAAGTACCAATTTGGCTTTCCAGCCGTGCCGGTGTATTTGCACCAGGTAACAGGTAAACCCCACTGCTGGATTTTGCGTTCAGCGTATTTTGCTGGGTGATTTTGACAGTTTCTTTGTTGAGCTGAGTCATCTCTTTATTCAACGTGTTGACGCTGTGTTTCATCTGGCGTACTTCGCTTTGCTGTACGCAGGCGCTCAGGCTGAACAGGCTTCCCAGCAGGAGTAGTCGAAAACATACTTTAATGTTCATAGGTAGTCCCTTTCTCGTCACAATTAGCCTAATGGTAGAGGCTTAAAGCCGTGAAAGCATCGATCCTTTATCTCAAAAGCGTTGCGCCTTTGTTGTATCGCCAGTTCAGGGTAAAATAGATTTCTATTAACCACCTGGTCAGGACGCCGTATGCATTGCCCATTCTGTTTCGCCGTGGACACTAAGGTAATTGACTCTCGTCTCGTGAGCGAGGGCTCTTCCGTACGCCGCCGTCGGCAGTGTCTGGTGTGTAATGAACGTTTCACTACTTTTGAAGTGGCGGAACTGGTTATGCCGCGTGTCGTGAAAAGCAACGACGTGCGCGAACCGTTTAATGAAGAAAAATTGCGTAGCGGAATGCTGCGGGCGCTGGAAAAACGTCCGGTAAGTTCCGATGACGTCGAAATGGCGATCAACCATATTAAATCGCAACTCCGCGCCACCGGTGAGCGCGAAGTGCCGAGCAAAATGATTGGCAATCTGGTGATGGAGCAATTGAAAAAGCTCGACAAAGTCGCCTATATCCGTTTTGCCTCTGTCTATCGCAGTTTCGAAGATATCAAAGAATTTGGCGAAGAGATTGCGCGCCTGGAGGATTAAACCGTGCAGGACGAGTTATACATGGCGCGGGCGCTAAAGCTGGCGCAACGAGGGCGCTTCACCACGCATCCCAATCCGAATGTCGGATGCGTCATTGTCAAAGATGGCGAAATTATCGGTGAAGGTTACCATCACCGTGCGGGTGAACCACATGCCGAAGTACACGCGTTGCGTATGGCGGGTGAAAAAGCCAAAGGCGCAACGGCGTATGTGACACTCGAACCTTGTAGTCATCATGGTCGTACGCCACCGTGTTGTGACGCATTAATTGCTGCTGGCGTGGCGCGCGTGGTGGCTGCGATGCAGGACCCTAATCCGCAGGTCGCTGGGCGTGGACTTTACCGTTTGCAACAAGCTGGCATTGACGTCAGCCACGGGCTGATGATGAGCGAAGCCGAGCAATTGAATAAAGGCTTTCTCAAGCGCATGCGCACCGGCTTTCCTTATATACAGTTGAAACTCGGCGCGTCGCTAGATGGTCGCACTGCGATGGCCAGCGGTGAAAGCCAGTGGATCACTTCACCTCAGGCTCGACACGATGTTCAGCGTCTGCGCGCGCAAAGTCATGCCATTTTAACCAGCAGCGCCACGGTGCTGGCGGACGATCCAGCCTTAACGGTGCGTTGGTCTGAACTGGATGAACAAACTCAGGCGCTCTATCCGCAACAAAATCTCCGTCAGCCGGTACGTATTGTGATTGACAGTCACAATCGCGTGACGCCGGAACACCGCATCGTGCAGCAGCCGGGCGAAACCTGGTTCGCACGTACGCAGGAAGATTCTCGTGAATGGCCGGAAACGGTGCGTACTTTGCTGATTCCAGAGCATAAAGGTCATCTGGATCTGGTTGTGCTGATGATGCAACTGGGTAAGCAGCAGATTAACAGCATATGGGTGGAAGCGGGGCCAACGCTCGCTGGCGCATTGCTACAGGCGGGTTTAGTCGATGAGCTGATTGTCTATATCGCACCTAAACTATTAGGCAGCGACGCCCGCGGATTATGTACGCTGCCGGGGCTTGAGAAATTAGCCGACGCGCCCCAATTTAAATTCAAAGAGATACGTCATGTAGGCCCGGATGTTTGCCTGCATTTAGTGGGCGCATGATCTCCCGGCTCGAAAGGGAAGCAGCGCACGAAATATTATGCTAAAATCCGCCCCCCTGCGGGGCCATACTCGAACCCGAAGGAAGAAAATGAACATTATTGAAGCTAACGTTGCTACCCCGGACGCTCGCGTCGCCATCACCATTGCGCGTTTCAACAACTTTATCAATGACAGCCTGCTGGAAGGTGCAATTGACGCACTGAAACGTATCGGTCAGGTAAAAGATGAAAACATTACCGTTGTTTGGGTGCCTGGTGCCTATGAGCTGCCGCTGGCGGCGGGTGCACTGGCTAAAACCGGTAAATACGACGCGGTGATTGCGCTGGGGACGGTTATTCGTGGTGGCACTGCCCACTTTGAATATGTCGCTGGTGGTGCAAGCAACGGCCTGGCACATGTTGCCCAGGACAGCGAAATTCCGGTTGCTTTTGGGGTTTTGACCACTGAAAGCATTGAACAAGCGATCGAACGTGCTGGCACTAAAGCTGGTAACAAAGGTGCAGAAGCTGCACTGACCGCGCTTGAAATGATTAATGTATTGAAAGCCATCAAGGCCTGAAATTAGTAAGGGGAAATCCGTGAAACCTGCTGCTCGTCGCCGCGCTCGTGAGTGTGCCGTCCAGGCGCTCTACTCCTGGCAGTTGTCCCAGAACGACATCGCTGATGTTGAATACCAGTTCCTGGCTGAACAGGATGTAAAAGACGTTGACGTCCTGTACTTCCGTGAGCTGCTGGCCGGGGTGGCGACTAACACCGCATACCTCGACGGACTGATGAAGCCATACCTGTCCCGCCTGCTGGAAGAGCTGGGTCAGGTAGAAAAAGCGGTACTGCGCATTGCGCTGTACGAGCTGTCTAAACGTAGCGATGTGCCGTACAAAGTGGCCATTAACGAAGCGATCGAACTGGCGAAATCGTTCGGCGCAGAAGACAGCCATAAGTTCGTCAATGGCGTACTGGATAAAGCAGCACCTGTGATTCGCCCTAACAAAAAGTGATATCCAGGCCGGCAGAGTAACGGATAAACAGTTCCGCACTCGCCGGCCTTTTCTTTTTTACCTGCTGAGGCATAACGTATGGCATGTGGCGAGTTCTCCCTGATTGCCCGTTATTTTGACCGTGTAAGAAGCTCTCGTCTTGATGTCGAACTTGGCATTGGCGACGATTGCGCACTTCTCAATATCCCCGAGAAACAGACCCTGGCGATCAGCACTGATACGCTGGTGGCGGGCAACCATTTCCTCCCTGATATCGATCCTGCGGATCTGGCATATAAAGCACTGGCGGTAAACCTAAGCGATCTGGCAGCGATGGGCGCCGATCCGGCCTGGCTGACGCTGGCATTAACCTTACCGGACGTAGACGAAGCATGGCTTGAGTCCTTCAGCGACAGTTTGTTTGAGCTCCTCAATTATTACGATATGCAACTCATTGGCGGTGACACCACGCGTGGGCCATTATCAATGACGTTGGGTATCCACGGCTTTGTTCCGATGGGGCGCGCCTTAACGCGCTCTGGTGCGAAACCAGGTGACTGGATTTATGTGACTGGTACGCCGGGCGATAGTGCCGCCGGGCTGGCGATTTTGCAAAATCGTCTCCACGTGGCGGATGGCAAAGATGCTGACTACTTGATCAAACGTCACCTCCGTCCATCGCCGCGTATTTTACAGGGGCAGGCACTGCGCGATCTGGCGAGTTCAGCCATCGATCTCTCTGACGGTCTGATCTCCGATCTCGGGCATATCGTGAAAGCCAGCGACTGCGGCGCGCGTATTGACCTGACATTGTTGCCATTCTCTGATGCGCTTTCTCGCCACGTTGAACCGGAACAGGCGCTGCGCTGGGCGCTCTCTGGCGGCGAAGATTACGAGTTGTGTTTCACTGTCCCGGAACTTAACCGAGGCGCGCTGGATGTGGCTTTGGGACATCTTGGCGTACCGTTTACCTGTATCGGGCAAATGACCGCCGATATCGAAGGGCTTTGTTTTGTTCGTGACGGCGAACCTGTCACGTTAGACTGGAAAGGATATGACCATTTTGCCACGCCATAAAGATGTCGCGAAAAGTCGCCTGAAAATGAGTAACCCGTGGCATTTGCTTGCTGTCGGATTCGGAAGTGGATTAAGCCCGATTGTTCCTGGCACGATGGGATCGCTGGCGGCGATTCCGTTCTGGTATCTGATGACCTTTTTACCCTGGCAGCTTTATTCGCTGGTAGTCATGCTGGGGATCTGTATTGGCGTTTATCTTTGTCATCAGACCGCGAAAGATATGGGCGTGCACGATCACGGCAGTATCGTCTGGGACGAATTTATCGGCATGTGGATCACGCTCATGGCGCTGCCGACCAATGACTGGCAGTGGGTCGCCGCCGGGTTTGTGATTTTCCGTATTCTGGATATGTGGAAACCGTGGCCGATCCGCTGGTTTGATCGCAATGTGCATGGCGGCATGGGGATCATGATCGATGATATTGTCGCCGGGGTGATTTCCGCAGGCATCCTGTATTTTATCGGTCATCACTGGCCGCTGGGTATTCTGTCGTAGGCCGGATGAGGCGTTCACGCCGCATCCGGCAGTTATGCGCCGTCGCGTCTTATCAGGCCGACATTCCTATTTAAAACCTACCACCGGATGCGGCTTATACGGCGTTTCCAGCTCGGCAATCTGTTCCGGTTTCAACGTGATATCCACCGCGTTCAGTAGTTCATCAAGTTGTTCTTCCCGCGATGTTCCGATAATGGGTGCAGCAATACCTGGTTTGCTCAACAACCAGGCCAGCGCAACTTGTGCTCGTGTCGCGCCCAGTTCTTCACTGACGCCCGTTAAGCGTTCTGCAATTTGCGCGTCATTTTCATCGCTTTCTTTATAGAGATTTTTCCCCACTTCATCAGACACCAGGCGTGCAGTGGTTTCTCCCCACGGACGAGTCAGACGGCCCCGCGCCAGTGGGCTCCACGGAATCACCGCCACCCCCTCCTGATAACACAGTGGCAGCATCTCGCGCTCTTCTTCACGATAAATCAGATTGTAGTGATCCTGCATACTGACAAACTGCGCCCAGCCGTGCTGTTTTTGTAGTTCCAGCGCCTGAGCGAACTGCGAGGCGTGCATGGATGATGCGCCGATATAACGCGCTTTCCCGGCTTTTACGACGTCATTCAGGGCTTCCAGCGTCTCTTCGATCGGCGTGTTGTAATCCCAGCGATGAATTTGCAGGATATCGACATAATCCATACCGAGACGACGCAGGCTGTCGTCAATAGAGCGCAAAATTTGTGCGCGGGATAATCCTTCTGGTAAGTCACCGACACGATGGAAAACTTTTGTCGCGACGACCACGTCTTCACGGCGGGCGAAATCCCGTAATGCGCGACCGACGATCTCTTCGCTGCTGCCATCGGAATAGCTATTGGCGGTATCAAAGAAATTTATGCCGCCTTCCAGCGCGCGTTTGATGATGGGACGGCTGCTCTCTTCCGGCAGTGTCCATGCGTGATTACCGCGATCTGGCTCGCCAAAGGTCATACAGCCGAGGCAAAGTCGGGAAACGCGAAGGTCGGTTTTTCCTAAGGGGTTGTATTGCATGCTGCCACTCCTGCCATGAATAATTTCTTAAGCATAGCAGGAGTAGAGTAGGGATTATGCCAGCCAGGCCTTGATTTTGGCTTCCATACCGGCGGCATCGAGGCCGAGTTCGGCGCGCATTTCTTCCTGCGTTCCTTGCGGAATAAAGAAGTCCGGCAGACCAATGTTCAGCACGGGTACTGGTTTACGATGGGCCATCAGCACTTCGTTCACTCCGCTGCCCGCGCCGCCCATAATGGCGTTTTCTTCTACGGTGACCAGCGCTTCATGGCTGGCGGCCATTTCCAGAATTAACGCTTCATCAAGCGGCTTCACAAAACGCATATCGACCAGCGTAGCATTCAGCGATTCAGCGACTTTCGCCGCGTCTGGCATCAATGTACCAAAGTTAAGGATCGCCAGTTTCTCGCCACGACGCTTCACAATGCCTTTGCCAATTGGCAGTTTTTCCAGCGGCGTCAGTTCCACGCCAACCGCGTTGCCGCGCGGGTAGCGCACCGCGGACGGGCCATCGTTATAGTGATAGCCGGTATAGAGCATCTGGCGACATTCGTTTTCATCGCTCGGGGTCATAATGACCATTTCCGGTATGCAGCGCAGGTAAGAGAGATCAAAAGCGCCCTGGTGGGTTTGACCGTCAGCACCAACAATGCCCGCGCGGTCGATGGCGAACAGGACCGGAAGCTTTTGAATTGCCACGTCATGCAGCACCTGATCATAGGCGCGTTGCAGGAAGGTGGAGTAGATCGCGACAATGGGTTTGTAGCCACCAATTGCCAGACCCGCAGCAAAGGTCACGGCGTGTTGCTCGGCAATTGCCACGTCGAAGTAGCGATCCGGGAATTTACGTGAAAACTCGACCATACCGGAACCTTCGCGCATCGCCGGAGTAATCGCCATCAGCTTGTTGTCTTTCGCTGCGGTTTCGCACAACCAGTCGCCAAAGATTTTTGAATAGCTCGGCAAACCGCCGCTACTTTTCGGCAGACAACCGCTGGAGGGATCAAATTTAGGCACGGCGTGGAAGGTGATTGGGTCTTTTTCTGCCGGTTCATAACCACGACCTTTTTTGGTCATGATATGCAGGAACTGCGGGCCTTTCAGGTCGCGCATGTTCTTCAGCGTGGTAATAAGCCCCAGCACATCGTGACCGTCAACCGGACCGATGTAGTTAAAGCCCAGCTCTTCAAACAACGTGCCAGGCACCACCATGCCTTTAATATGTTCTTCGGTGCGTTTGAGCAGCTCTTTAATGGGGGGGACGCCAGAAAAGACTTTTTTCCCGCCTTCGCGCAGTGAAGAGTAAAGCTTACCGGAAAGTAACTGCGCCAGATGGTTGTTGAGCGCGCCGACATTTTCGGAAATCGACATTTCGTTGTCGTTGAGGACAACAAGCATATCAGGACGGATATCGCCCGCATGGTTCATCGCTTCAAACGCCATGCCAGCGGTAATCGCGCCGTCGCCAATTACACAGACGGTACGGCGATTTTTGCCTTCTTTCTCAGCAGCAACCGCAATACCAATTCCGGCACTGATGGAGGTTGATGAATGCCCGACGCTTAATACGTCATATTCGCTTTCGCCGCGCCACGGGAACGGGTGCAGGCCACCTTTCTGACGGATGGTGCCGATTTTGTCGCGGCGTCCGGTCAAAATTTTATGCGGATAAGCCTGATGCCCCACATCCCAAATCAATTGGTCAAACGGGGTGTTATAGACGTAGTGCAGCGCCACGGTCAGTTCGACCGTGCCCAGCCCGGAGGCGAAGTGCCCGCTGGAACGGCTCACGCTGTCGAGTAAATAGCGGCGCAGTTCGTCGCAGAGTTTCGGTAAACTCTCTTTTGGCAACAGTCGTAACTCCTGGGTGGAGTCGACCAGTGCCAGGGTCGGGTATTTGGCAATATCAAAACTCATCAGGGGCCTATTAATACTTATTGTTTATTTATTACGCTGGATGATGTAGTCCGCTAGCGCTTCCAGTGCCGAGGTATCGAGTGACTGTTCAGCCAGTTGTTTCAGCGACTGGCGGGCATCATCGATCAGGTCCCGGGCTTTCTTCCGGGCTTGCTCAAGACCCAGAAGTGCAGGGTAGGTACTTTTACCAAGTTGCTGGTCGGCACCCTGGCGTTTTCCCAACGTTGCAGTATCTCCCACCACATCCAGGATGTCATCCTGAACCTGGAAGGCAAGGCCGATGCTCTCTGCGTACTTGTCGAGTATTGGCAGGGCATTTCGTCCTTTATCTCCGGCGCTTAATGCACCAAGGCGAACGGCGGCGCGAATCAATGCGCCGGTTTTATGACGATGAATACGCTCGAGTGCGTCCAGAGGTACGTGTTTACCTTCCGCATCTAAATCTAATGCCTGACCACCGCACATTCCGGCAATACCGCTGGCGTTTGCCAGTTCAGAAATCATCGCAATTCTGTCGCGATCTGAAACTTCCGGCATATCGGCATCGCTTAAAATCGAGAACGCCAGCGTCTGCAAAGCGTCGCCAGCGAGAATCGCGTTCGCTTCGCCAAACTTCACATGACAGGTCGGCAAGCCGCGACGCAGATCGTCATCATCCATTGCCGGTAAATCATCATGAATTAATGAGTAAGCGTGGATACACTCTACGGCGGCGGCGGGTGCGTCCAGCGTGTTCATGCTAACGCCGAGCATTTGACCAGTAGCATAAACCAGGAACGGTCGCAGGCGCTTACCACCTAATAATGCGCCATACTGCATGGTTTCTACCACGGGAGTGTTCTGAAAGGGCAGTGGGGCGATAAAACGGCTCAGCGCCTGGTTGGCCTGCTTAACACAGGCTTCGAGTTGCTGCGGAAAGTCCATTACTCATTGTCCGGTGTAAAAGGTGTTGGAGAGGCGTCTTCATTGTCAGACAGCAGAATTTGTACGCGCTGTTCGGCTTGTTGTAATTTGGCCTGCCCCTGACGTGCCAGCTGCACGCCGCGTTCGAACTCGTTCAGCGCCTCTTCCAGCGGCAGGTCGCCACTTTCCAGACGGGTTACAATCTGTTCCAGCTCGCTCAGCGCCTTTTCAAAGCTGGCGGGCGCCTCAT
The DNA window shown above is from Escherichia sp. E4742 and carries:
- the secF gene encoding protein translocase subunit SecF, which translates into the protein MAQEYTVEQLNHGRKVYDFMRWDYWAFGISGLLLIAAIVIMGVRGFNWGLDFTGGTVIEITLEKPAEIDVMRDALQKAGFEEPMLQNFGSSHDIMVRMPPAEGETGGQVLGSKVLKVINESTNQNAAVKRIEFVGPSVGADLAQTGAMALMAALLSILVYVGFRFEWRLAAGVVIALAHDVIITLGILSLFHIEIDLTIVASLMSVIGYSLNDSIVVSDRIRENFRKIRRGTPYEIFNVSLTQTLHRTLITSGTTLMVILMLYLFGGPVLEGFSLTMLIGVTIGTASSIYVASALALKLGMKREHMLQQKVEKEGADQPSILP
- the yajD gene encoding HNH nuclease YajD, with the protein product MAFIPKNYARLESGYREKALKLYPWVCGRCSREFVYSNLRELTVHHIDHDHTNNPEDGSNWELLCLYCHDHEHSKYTEADQYGTTVIAGEDAQKDVGEAKYNPFADLKAMMNKKK
- the tsx gene encoding nucleoside-specific channel-forming protein Tsx, which produces MKKTLLAAGAVLALSSSFTVNAAENDKPQYLSDWWHQSVNVVGSYHTRFGPQIRNDTYLEYEAFAKKDWFDFYGYADAPVFFGGNSDAKGIWNHGSPLFMEIEPRFSIDKLTNTDLSFGPFKEWYFANNYIYDMGRNKDGRQSTWYMGLGTDIDTGLPMSLSMNVYAKYQWQNYGAANENEWDGYRFKIKYFVPITDLWGGQLSYIGFTNFDWGSDLGDDSGNAINGIKTRSNNSIASSHILALNYDHWHYSVVARYWHDGGQWNDDAELNFGNGNFNVRSTGWGGYLVVGYNF
- a CDS encoding DUF3251 domain-containing protein, yielding MNIKVCFRLLLLGSLFSLSACVQQSEVRQMKHSVNTLNKEMTQLNKETVKITQQNTLNAKSSSGVYLLPGANTPARLESQIGTLRMSLVNITPNADGTTLTLRIQGESNDPLPAFSGTVEYGQIQGTTDNFQEVNVQNQLINAPASVLAPSDVDIPLQLKGISVDQLGFVRIHDIQPVMQ
- the nrdR gene encoding transcriptional regulator NrdR, translated to MHCPFCFAVDTKVIDSRLVSEGSSVRRRRQCLVCNERFTTFEVAELVMPRVVKSNDVREPFNEEKLRSGMLRALEKRPVSSDDVEMAINHIKSQLRATGEREVPSKMIGNLVMEQLKKLDKVAYIRFASVYRSFEDIKEFGEEIARLED
- the ribD gene encoding bifunctional diaminohydroxyphosphoribosylaminopyrimidine deaminase/5-amino-6-(5-phosphoribosylamino)uracil reductase RibD, whose product is MQDELYMARALKLAQRGRFTTHPNPNVGCVIVKDGEIIGEGYHHRAGEPHAEVHALRMAGEKAKGATAYVTLEPCSHHGRTPPCCDALIAAGVARVVAAMQDPNPQVAGRGLYRLQQAGIDVSHGLMMSEAEQLNKGFLKRMRTGFPYIQLKLGASLDGRTAMASGESQWITSPQARHDVQRLRAQSHAILTSSATVLADDPALTVRWSELDEQTQALYPQQNLRQPVRIVIDSHNRVTPEHRIVQQPGETWFARTQEDSREWPETVRTLLIPEHKGHLDLVVLMMQLGKQQINSIWVEAGPTLAGALLQAGLVDELIVYIAPKLLGSDARGLCTLPGLEKLADAPQFKFKEIRHVGPDVCLHLVGA
- the ribH gene encoding 6,7-dimethyl-8-ribityllumazine synthase — translated: MNIIEANVATPDARVAITIARFNNFINDSLLEGAIDALKRIGQVKDENITVVWVPGAYELPLAAGALAKTGKYDAVIALGTVIRGGTAHFEYVAGGASNGLAHVAQDSEIPVAFGVLTTESIEQAIERAGTKAGNKGAEAALTALEMINVLKAIKA
- the nusB gene encoding transcription antitermination factor NusB, which encodes MKPAARRRARECAVQALYSWQLSQNDIADVEYQFLAEQDVKDVDVLYFRELLAGVATNTAYLDGLMKPYLSRLLEELGQVEKAVLRIALYELSKRSDVPYKVAINEAIELAKSFGAEDSHKFVNGVLDKAAPVIRPNKK
- the thiL gene encoding thiamine-phosphate kinase, producing the protein MACGEFSLIARYFDRVRSSRLDVELGIGDDCALLNIPEKQTLAISTDTLVAGNHFLPDIDPADLAYKALAVNLSDLAAMGADPAWLTLALTLPDVDEAWLESFSDSLFELLNYYDMQLIGGDTTRGPLSMTLGIHGFVPMGRALTRSGAKPGDWIYVTGTPGDSAAGLAILQNRLHVADGKDADYLIKRHLRPSPRILQGQALRDLASSAIDLSDGLISDLGHIVKASDCGARIDLTLLPFSDALSRHVEPEQALRWALSGGEDYELCFTVPELNRGALDVALGHLGVPFTCIGQMTADIEGLCFVRDGEPVTLDWKGYDHFATP
- the pgpA gene encoding phosphatidylglycerophosphatase A, which gives rise to MTILPRHKDVAKSRLKMSNPWHLLAVGFGSGLSPIVPGTMGSLAAIPFWYLMTFLPWQLYSLVVMLGICIGVYLCHQTAKDMGVHDHGSIVWDEFIGMWITLMALPTNDWQWVAAGFVIFRILDMWKPWPIRWFDRNVHGGMGIMIDDIVAGVISAGILYFIGHHWPLGILS
- the yajO gene encoding 1-deoxyxylulose-5-phosphate synthase YajO; translated protein: MQYNPLGKTDLRVSRLCLGCMTFGEPDRGNHAWTLPEESSRPIIKRALEGGINFFDTANSYSDGSSEEIVGRALRDFARREDVVVATKVFHRVGDLPEGLSRAQILRSIDDSLRRLGMDYVDILQIHRWDYNTPIEETLEALNDVVKAGKARYIGASSMHASQFAQALELQKQHGWAQFVSMQDHYNLIYREEEREMLPLCYQEGVAVIPWSPLARGRLTRPWGETTARLVSDEVGKNLYKESDENDAQIAERLTGVSEELGATRAQVALAWLLSKPGIAAPIIGTSREEQLDELLNAVDITLKPEQIAELETPYKPHPVVGFK